A region of Candidatus Binatia bacterium DNA encodes the following proteins:
- a CDS encoding MBL fold metallo-hydrolase — MKLSFHGADCDVTGSCHLIECAGKRILIDCGLFQGGRDLAEENAEPFGFDPASIDYVLLSHAHLDHCGRLPLLAKRGFHGEIVTTAASRELARLVMLDAGHLQEEEARNATRQADRQGNRAASATPLYTELEALNCLDHFGRTAAYGQPVELALGVRATFLDAGHILGSACVYLELEEAGHRQTVLFSGDLGNAGRPLLRDPAPPPHADAVVMETTYGDRLHRPIPQSVEELYAAITDTFKRGGNVIIPTFALERAQEILYFLRQGVQADRLPRALQVFLDSPMAISATAIFERHPECYDAETTALFRAGRDPLSLPGLHFTRETQESMALNRINGGAVIMAGSGMCTGGRVRHHLKHNLWRADSSIVFVGYAANGTLARLIIDGAKQVRLFGEDIPVRASIHTINGFSAHADQAELLSWHQQIGNPGRTFLVHGERETMRQFAGHLSNTRVEMPALHQEFEL; from the coding sequence TTGAAACTCTCATTCCACGGCGCGGACTGCGACGTCACCGGCTCCTGCCACCTGATCGAGTGCGCGGGGAAACGGATCTTGATCGACTGCGGCCTCTTCCAGGGCGGACGTGATCTCGCCGAAGAGAACGCGGAGCCCTTCGGCTTCGATCCCGCCAGCATCGACTACGTGCTGCTCAGCCATGCCCACCTCGACCACTGCGGCCGCCTGCCCCTGCTGGCGAAGCGCGGCTTCCACGGCGAAATCGTCACTACTGCCGCCTCACGCGAGCTGGCCCGGCTGGTGATGTTGGACGCCGGCCACCTGCAGGAGGAAGAGGCGCGCAATGCCACACGCCAGGCCGACCGGCAGGGCAACCGTGCCGCGAGCGCTACGCCCCTGTACACGGAATTGGAGGCGCTGAACTGCCTCGACCATTTCGGACGCACGGCGGCCTACGGTCAGCCCGTGGAACTCGCGCTCGGCGTGCGCGCGACCTTTCTTGATGCTGGCCACATCCTCGGCTCGGCCTGCGTCTACCTGGAGTTGGAGGAAGCCGGGCACCGGCAGACGGTGCTGTTCTCCGGCGACCTGGGCAACGCCGGCCGGCCACTGTTGCGGGATCCGGCTCCACCACCCCACGCTGACGCCGTGGTCATGGAGACCACCTACGGGGACCGGCTGCACCGGCCGATCCCGCAGTCGGTCGAAGAGCTCTACGCGGCCATCACCGACACCTTCAAGCGCGGCGGCAACGTCATCATCCCGACGTTCGCGTTGGAACGCGCCCAGGAGATCCTCTACTTTTTGCGCCAGGGTGTGCAGGCCGACCGGCTACCGCGCGCGCTGCAGGTGTTCCTCGACTCGCCCATGGCCATCTCCGCCACCGCGATCTTCGAGCGCCACCCGGAGTGCTATGACGCGGAGACCACGGCGCTCTTCCGCGCCGGGCGGGATCCTCTGAGCCTTCCGGGACTGCACTTCACGCGCGAAACGCAAGAGTCGATGGCGCTCAACCGCATCAACGGCGGTGCCGTCATCATGGCGGGTTCCGGCATGTGCACCGGCGGACGCGTGCGGCACCATCTCAAGCACAATCTCTGGCGCGCAGACTCCAGCATTGTGTTCGTCGGCTACGCGGCCAACGGCACCCTGGCCCGCCTGATCATCGACGGCGCCAAGCAGGTCCGCCTCTTCGGCGAAGACATTCCGGTGCGCGCCAGCATTCACACGATCAACGGATTTTCCGCCCACGCCGACCAGGCGGAGTTGCTCAGCTGGCACCAGCAGATCGGTAATCCGGGGCGCACCTTTCTGGTGCACGGCGAGCGCGAGACCATGCGTCAGTTCGCGGGGCACTTGTCGAACACTCGAGTGGAAATGCCTGCCCTTCATCAGGAGTTCGAGCTGTGA
- a CDS encoding TIGR00730 family Rossman fold protein — translation MPSHRPKPAEEDPDAPRRVAAILANPSYREANEDVDFLNRDETRGVRLQVDYFKAELLLEQHGIDHTIVVFGSTRIPEPAAARRNVERLQAAVAGDPGNPEWPQRLAVAERIEAKSRYYDVAREFGRLVGNAGQGPHDCRVVVMTGGGPGMMEAANRGAYDVGAKSIGLNINLPHEQYPNPYITPDLCFRFHYFALRKLHFLLRAKALVAFPGGYGTFDELFETLTLVQTREIKPVPIVLVGETYWRQAFNVDFLVEEGVIDLEDRELFWFAETAQEIWDGILHWHEVNGEPLLAST, via the coding sequence CTGCCGTCGCATCGGCCCAAGCCGGCCGAGGAGGATCCGGACGCGCCGCGGCGCGTCGCGGCGATTCTCGCCAATCCCAGCTATCGCGAGGCCAACGAGGACGTCGATTTTCTGAACCGTGACGAGACGCGCGGCGTACGCCTGCAGGTGGATTACTTCAAGGCGGAACTCCTGCTCGAGCAGCACGGGATCGACCACACCATCGTCGTTTTCGGCAGCACGCGCATTCCGGAGCCGGCCGCCGCGCGGCGGAATGTCGAGCGGCTGCAAGCTGCCGTGGCGGGAGACCCCGGCAACCCGGAGTGGCCGCAGCGGCTGGCGGTGGCCGAGCGCATCGAGGCCAAGAGCCGCTATTACGACGTCGCCCGCGAGTTCGGTCGCTTGGTGGGTAACGCCGGGCAGGGGCCGCACGATTGTCGCGTGGTGGTCATGACCGGCGGCGGCCCCGGCATGATGGAGGCGGCTAACCGCGGCGCCTATGACGTCGGGGCCAAGTCTATCGGCCTGAACATCAACCTGCCCCACGAGCAGTACCCGAACCCGTACATCACCCCGGACCTGTGCTTTCGCTTCCACTACTTCGCCCTGCGTAAGCTGCACTTTCTCCTGCGGGCCAAAGCGCTGGTGGCCTTTCCCGGCGGCTACGGTACGTTCGATGAGTTGTTCGAGACGTTGACCCTGGTGCAGACGCGCGAGATCAAGCCGGTGCCGATCGTGCTCGTGGGTGAGACCTATTGGCGCCAGGCGTTCAATGTCGATTTTCTGGTCGAGGAGGGTGTGATCGACCTGGAGGACCGCGAGCTGTTCTGGTTCGCGGAAACCGCGCAGGAGATCTGGGACGGCATCCTGCACTGGCACGAGGTCAACGGCGAGCCGTTGCTCGCGTCGACCTGA